A stretch of DNA from Kiritimatiellia bacterium:
GGTCCGGAATGGCGCGCCGTCCACGTGGAAGGCCGGCACTCCATGCGTTCGGGCCAGGTCGAGGATGCCGCTCCCGGCCGCGTCGGAGATGACGCACGCCGCGCGGGCGTCGAGCCGGCCGGCCCGGATCGCCTCCAGCACGCTGCGGGCGTTGCTGCCTTTTCCCGAGCCCAGTATGCCGAGCGAAAGCATGTCGGAAGCATACAAGGTTGGAGAGGCAGGGCAAGCGCGCGGGTGACGCCCCCGTATCCGCGTAGAAACCTAAAAAAAAGAGTTGAGTTTGCGGGGGGGCCGGGTAGATTACCGTCGCAGGCAGGAGAGCAGGCAGAAAGCAGCCGGATGGTCAGCAAACCTTCTTTCTGACAGCATAGCGAAAGCCCGAACGTGTAGGGTAATGCTGCCGGATACTCCCTCCGAACGACAAAAAGGAAAGCAAACAGATGGGTACAAGGTTATACGTGGGCAACCTCTCGTTCAACACAACCGAAGGAGAACTCCAGCGGTTGTTCGAACAGGCGGGCAAAGTGACGAGCTGCAATATCATCATGGACAAGTTCACCAACAAGTCCAGGGGGTTTGCCTTCGTTGAGATGAGTTCGCAGGACGAGGCCAACAAGGCCATTGCCACGCTGAACGGCAAGGAAGTGGATGGCCGGGCCCTGACGGTCAACGAAGCGCGTCCGCGCGAAGAGCGCCCCCGTGGCGACTTCGGCGGCGGTGGCGGCGGCGGCCGTGAGTGGAGGGGTGGCGACCGGCGGCGTTAATCGCTGACCTGTTTCCAGTACTAATCAAAAGGGCATCCTTCGGGATGCCCTTTTTTTGTCCCGCATTCCGATCCATCCGCGTAATCCGCGTTTTAGTCAGGGGTTCTCTCTCCGCGGCGCGGGGTTCACGTGCCGGAGAGGAACTCCGCCACAGCCTCGCTGACCGGCCCGTTGCCGCAAAAACGGCCGGCTCGGATCCGCTCCCCGAAGCGGGCCAGCCCGGATTCGAAGCTCCCGATGAAGCCCGCCGAAGGATTCGTGGAAAGCCGCATCCGGCCGTATCCCAGGCGCTCGACGTGCCAGGCGTTCAGGAATTGCTCGATGGCGCGCCGGATGGGGAAGGACATCACCGGCTTTCCGAAGTACAAGGCCTCGGCCATCAGGCTGTGCCCGCCGCCGCAGATGACGTAGCGGCAGGAGGCCAGGTCCTTCAGGAATTCCTCCTCCGCGTTGGGCTTGAACACCAGGTTGCCGTCCCGTCCCGTCCGGTCCAGCCCGTAGACGAACACGGGTCGGCCGATCTCGTTGAGGAACGGGACAAACCGCGCAAACGTCGAGTACCCCTGGTAGGCCAGGACATGCTCTCCCTCCCGGGGCGTGAACCCCGTTACGGCCGGGCGCAGCACGGGCGGGAGGATGCGCAGCGAGGCCGTCTCCGGCGCCCGGGGCGGCGGGAAGAAGGAGACGGCGATGTGCGATGTCGCGCCGCTGAACAGCCGGCGGATCGCCCAGACGGTGGCCAGGTATTCCGGGTATCGGCCCGGCGGGATCACCGGGCCGCAAAGGGGAATGATGTGCTGGTGATCCAGCGACAGGCAGCGCACCCGGCGTTCCCGGGCGACGGCCGGGACCACGCACTCGTAGTCCGTCAGCGTCGCGTCGGGCCGGAACCGGTCGAAGAGCTCCCGCACGGAACGCAGGCATTCGCCGCGCCGCCGCCGGAACCGGATCAGGCTGGCCAGCGTGACCAGCGCGCGGACCCGGTGCCCCGTCACCACGGTCTCCGGGTTGGGGCACTCGAAGACCGGGTATTCGCGCCGGAGCAGTTCCAGCCCGGTCCCGTGGCTCACGAACTGGAACTCGTGCCCGGGGAAAAGCCGGGCGACCGCCAGCGCGCGGATGGCATGCCCGTGACCGGTCCCGTGAACTCCGTAGAGGATTCGCGCCATGTTGAGGGGAGCATAGAAGAGGCCGGGAAGCGTGTCCGCAAGAAAGTGGTAAACATTTCGGGGCCGTTGTGGTTGACTGCGCGGCATGGAATGGATCGTACCGGGTTGGCTGATGGTCCAACTGCTGGGGCTGGGCGCGCTGGTCTGGGCCGGAGGCCGCCGGCTGAAGAAGCCGTCCGCTCCCGCGGCCGTAGCCGCGTGGCCCGCCGTGTCCGTCGTGGCCCCGATCAAGGGCCTGCCGCCCGACGCCGGGGCAGGGCTTCGCTCGATCCTGGCGCAGGACTACCCCGACGCCGAGTTCCTGCTGGTCACGGAAGACGAGAACGACCCGTCCGTGCCGCTGGTCCGGGATTGCCTGGCCGGCGCTCGTGGCCGGCACGTCGTCGCGGGGCGCGCATCGGCGTGCGGACAGAAAAACTTCAGCCTGCTCGCCGGCGTCCGCGCCTCCGATCCAGGCCGACCGGTCCTGGTTTTCTGCGACGCCGGTCACACCGCGCCCCCGGACTGGCTGCAAAAACTGGTCGCGCCGCTGGCGGCCGGGGAAACCGGGATCGCCACCGGATACCATTTCGTGTACCCGCGGCCTCCTTCGGTCCCGGTGGCCGGCCGGGCGATCACCGTGCTCCTCCTGCACCTGCTCCAGCAGATCCCGGGCCTGACCCAGCCCTGGGGCGGCGCTATCGCCATGACGCGGGCGTTGTTCGAGAAACTGAAACTCGACGAGTTCTGGAGCCGGCAGGTGGTGGACGACGTATCCCTGGCGGTCCTGTTGAATCGAAACGGGATACCGGCGCGGCCGGCGCCCGAGGCCCTGTCGCGCACCGTGCTGGAAGCGGAGTCCTGGGCCGAATGGAGCGACTGGCTGACCCGCCAGCTTTTTTATCTGAAGCTGTACTTCCCCGTCTCGTGGTGTTTCGGCGGCCTGCTGGGATACGGGATGGCGGTATTTCTGCTCATCTGCCCTTTTTCCGCGATCGGCGCTATGCCGTGGGCGCTGCTCCTGCTGCTGATCGCGGCGATGCGGACCTTCCATCCGTCACCCGGGCCGCTGGGCCGCTGGATGGCCGGGGGCGTGGCGGCCGTCTTCATGGCCTGCGCCTGCCACCTGCGGACGCTGTTCATGCGCCGGCTGGTGTGGCGCGGCATCGTCTATGAGATCGGCCGGGACGGAACGGTTCGCGTGACCGAGCCGTAAGCGGGGCTCCGCCCGGCAAACGGGCGGTTCGCGGTCGTCTTCATCCTGTAGCCGTCGCCGTTTCCCATCGTCCCACCCTGCCGCCGTTGTTGTCTGGATGGAGGCAAGCGGCAAACGTCACGCGTCACCTGCGGTTTTGCCGCTTCGGCAAAACCGTAAGGTGTCCGCGATGG
This window harbors:
- a CDS encoding RNA-binding protein; this translates as MGTRLYVGNLSFNTTEGELQRLFEQAGKVTSCNIIMDKFTNKSRGFAFVEMSSQDEANKAIATLNGKEVDGRALTVNEARPREERPRGDFGGGGGGGREWRGGDRRR
- a CDS encoding glycosyltransferase — protein: MEWIVPGWLMVQLLGLGALVWAGGRRLKKPSAPAAVAAWPAVSVVAPIKGLPPDAGAGLRSILAQDYPDAEFLLVTEDENDPSVPLVRDCLAGARGRHVVAGRASACGQKNFSLLAGVRASDPGRPVLVFCDAGHTAPPDWLQKLVAPLAAGETGIATGYHFVYPRPPSVPVAGRAITVLLLHLLQQIPGLTQPWGGAIAMTRALFEKLKLDEFWSRQVVDDVSLAVLLNRNGIPARPAPEALSRTVLEAESWAEWSDWLTRQLFYLKLYFPVSWCFGGLLGYGMAVFLLICPFSAIGAMPWALLLLLIAAMRTFHPSPGPLGRWMAGGVAAVFMACACHLRTLFMRRLVWRGIVYEIGRDGTVRVTEP